One Microtus pennsylvanicus isolate mMicPen1 chromosome 3, mMicPen1.hap1, whole genome shotgun sequence DNA window includes the following coding sequences:
- the Apoc3 gene encoding apolipoprotein C-III isoform X2: MQPRVLLIVALLALLASARAEEVEGSLLLGYVEQAAKKVQDALTSVQESEMAVQARGWMDGGLSSLKDYWSTFTDKFSGLWDSTLKAQPTPAAEP; the protein is encoded by the exons ATGCAGCCCCGGGTGCTCCTTATCGTGGCCCTCTTGGCGCTCCTTGCATCTGCTC GAGCTGAAGAGGTAGAAGGATCCTTGCTGCTGGGCTACGTGGAACAGGCCGCCAAGAAGGTACAGGATGCTCTAACCAGTGTGCAGGAGTCCGAGATGGCTGTGCAGGCCAG GGGCTGGATGGACGGTGGCCTCAGTTCCCTGAAAGATTACTGGAGCACCTTTACTGACAAGTTCTCCGGCCTCTGGGATTCTACCCTCAAGGCCCAACCAACCCCAGCTGCTGAGCCTTGA
- the Apoc3 gene encoding apolipoprotein C-III isoform X1, giving the protein MISLSLEATSYSRCIGAMQPRVLLIVALLALLASARAEEVEGSLLLGYVEQAAKKVQDALTSVQESEMAVQARGWMDGGLSSLKDYWSTFTDKFSGLWDSTLKAQPTPAAEP; this is encoded by the exons ATGATCAGTTTATCCCTAGAAGCAACTAGCTACTCCAG GTGCATAGGTGCCATGCAGCCCCGGGTGCTCCTTATCGTGGCCCTCTTGGCGCTCCTTGCATCTGCTC GAGCTGAAGAGGTAGAAGGATCCTTGCTGCTGGGCTACGTGGAACAGGCCGCCAAGAAGGTACAGGATGCTCTAACCAGTGTGCAGGAGTCCGAGATGGCTGTGCAGGCCAG GGGCTGGATGGACGGTGGCCTCAGTTCCCTGAAAGATTACTGGAGCACCTTTACTGACAAGTTCTCCGGCCTCTGGGATTCTACCCTCAAGGCCCAACCAACCCCAGCTGCTGAGCCTTGA
- the Apoa1 gene encoding apolipoprotein A-I: protein MKAVVLALAVLFLTGSQARHFWQQDEPPQSYWDRVKDFSTVYVDAVKDTGREYVSQFETSAVGKQLNLNLLENWDTLGSSIGRLQEQLGPVTQEFWDNLEKDTDWLRQEMNKDLEEVKTKVQPYLDQFQSKWQEEVARYRQKVEPLGAELHEGARQKLQELQEKLAPVGEDLRDRMRQHVDTLRTKLAPYSDKMRDRLAERLAQLKDSATLAEYHTKATEHLKTFSEKAKPALEDLRQGVMPVLESFRARLMSMIDQASKKLSAQ from the exons ATGAAAGCTGTGGTGCTGGCCTTGGCTGTGCTCTTCCTGACAG GGAGCCAGGCTCGGCACTTCTGGCAGCAAGATGAGCCCCCCCAGAGCTATTGGGACAGAGTGAAGGATTTCTCCACTGTGTATGTGGATGCGGTCAAAGACACCGGCAGAGAATATGTGTCCCAGTTTGAAACCTCCGCCGTGGGCAAACAGCTGAA cctGAATCTCCTGGAGAACTGGGACACCCTGGGCTCATCCATTGGTCGCCTGCAGGAACAGCTGGGCCCGGTGACTCAGGAGTTCTGGGATAACCTGGAAAAGGACACAgattggctgaggcaggagatgaaCAAGGACCTGGAGGAGGTGAAGACAAAGGTGCAGCCCTATCTGGACCAATTCCAGAGCAAGTGGCAGGAGGAGGTGGCTCGCTACCGCCAGAAAGTGGAGCCTCTGGGCGCCGAGCTGCATGAGGGCGCACGCCAGAAGCTGCAGGAGCTGCAGGAGAAGCTGGCCCCTGTGGGCGAGGATCTTCGTGACCGCATGCGACAGCACGTTGACACTCTGCGCACAAAGTTGGCGCCCTACAGCGACAAGATGCGCGACCGCCTGGCTGAGCGCCTGGCCCAACTCAAGGACAGCGCCACCCTCGCAGAGTACCACACCAAGGCCACCGAACACCTGAAGACGTTCAGCGAGAAGGCCAAACCTGCTCTGGAGGACCTGCGCCAGGGCGTGATGCCCGTGCTGGAGAGCTTCAGGGCCAGATTAATGAGTATGATCGACCAAGCCAGCAAGAAGCTGAGCGCCCAGTGA
- the Apoa4 gene encoding apolipoprotein A-IV yields the protein MFLKAVVLTLALVAITGTRAEVSEDQVATVVWDYFIQLGNNAKEAVEKIQKSDITQQLNTLFQDKLGNVNTYADDLQKKLVPFAVELGERLAKDTERVKEEIRKELEDLRARMMPHANTVSQTFGENVQKLQQHLGPYAEGLKTQVNTQAQELKRQLTPYMQRMQTTLQENVDSLQASMTPFANEFKDKFNQNVEELKARLTPRASELKATIDQNLQELRSSLAPLAEGVQEKLNHQLEGLAFQMKKNAEELQTKVSTNIEQLQEKLAPLVEDVHSKLKGNTEGLQKSLEDLNSQLDQQVEEFRRTVEPLGEMFNKALVQQMEQFRQQLGSNSGDVQSHLSFLEKNLREKVSFFMGSLEKKESPDQPLALPVPEKVQEPNPNPSPVES from the exons ATGTTCCTGAAGGCTGTGGTGCTGACCCTGGCCCTGGTGGCTATCACCG GCACCCGGGCTGAGGTCAGTGAGGACCAGGTGGCCACTGTGGTGTGGGACTACTTCATTCAGCTAGGCAACAATGCCAAGGAGGCTGTGGAGAAAATCCAGAAGTCAGACATTACCCAACAGCTCAA CACCCTCTTCCAGGACAAACTTGGGAATGTGAATACATATGCAGATGACCTGCAGAAGAAGCTGGTGCCCTTTGCTGTGGAACTCGGTGAGCGCCTGGCCAAGGATACAGAGAGGGTAAAGGAAGAGATTAGAAAGGAACTAGAGGACCTACGAGCCCGCATGATGCCCCACGCCAACACTGTGAGCCAGACATTCGGGGAAAACGTGCAGAAGTTGCAGCAGCACCTGGGTCCCTATGCCGAGGGGCTGAAAACCCAGGTCAACACCCAGGCACAGGAGCTGAAGCGCCAGCTGACCCCCTACATGCAGCGCATGCAGACCACACTGCAGGAGAACGTGGACAGCCTGCAGGCCTCAATGACACCCTTCGCCAACGAGTTCAAGGACAAGTTTAACCAGAACGTGGAAGAGCTCAAGGCACGCCTAACCCCCCGTGCCAGCGAGCTGAAGGCTACAATCGATCAGAACCTGCAGGAGCTGCGCAGCAGCCTGGCCCCCCTCGCCGAGGGTGTGCAGGAGAAACTCAACCATCAGCTCGAGGGCCTGGCCTTCCAGATGAAGAAGAACGCCGAGGAGCTTCAGACCAAGGTCTCCACCAACATCGAGCAGCTGCAGGAGAAACTGGCACCGCTGGTGGAAGACGTGCACAGCAAGCTGAAGGGCAACACCGAGGGACTGCAGAAGTCTCTGGAAGACCTGAACAGCCAGCTAGACCAGCAGGTGGAGGAGTTCCGGCGCACTGTGGAGCCCCTGGGGGAGATGTTCAACAAGGCCCTGGTGCAGCAGATGGAGCAGTTCAGGCAGCAACTGGGCTCCAATTCGGGGGACGTGCAAAGCCACTTGAGCTTCCTGGAGAAGAACCTGAGGGAAAAGGTCAGCTTCTTTATGGGAAGCCTGGAGAAAAAGGAGAGCCCAGACCAGCCCCTGGCCCTCCCCGTCCCCGAGAAGGTCCAGGAGCCCAACCCCAACCCCAGCCCCGTGGAGAGCTGA